The following coding sequences are from one Primulina eburnea isolate SZY01 chromosome 15, ASM2296580v1, whole genome shotgun sequence window:
- the LOC140813505 gene encoding LOW QUALITY PROTEIN: probable copper-transporting ATPase HMA5 (The sequence of the model RefSeq protein was modified relative to this genomic sequence to represent the inferred CDS: deleted 1 base in 1 codon), whose protein sequence is MAAKRPCTASRTEDSLLPIYSKEASLPPEEKGKGLQKIALFSVTGMTCSACAGSVEKAVKRLPGIKEAVVDVLNNRAQVTFYSNLVNEEKIREAIDDAGFQSTLITEKINEKSIQICRIHVTGLTCTSCSTTIEFILQAVNGVQMTRVATATEEVEVHYDPKFFSHTQVLEAVSEFGFHAVVISTGEDVCQIQLQVDGAHSEHSMKIVRNSVQALPGVQELNFDPGLKKLSISYKPDLAGPRDFIEVIESIDKGSFKAMIYPERDGREGHRVEEIRKYYKSFLWSLVFAIPLFLLSMVFMYIPSIGRKLDTKLVNMLSIGAILKWILSTPVQFVIGRRFYIGAYKALRHGSANMDVLIALGTNAAYFYSVYSVLRDLTSQNFESSDFFETSALLITFILLGKYLEVLAKGKTSEAIAKLMDLAPETATLLTLDSKGNVLKEQEIEGQLVQKNDVVKIIPGAKIACDGVVVWGESYVNESMITGESKPAAKRKGDMVIGGTVNANGVLHVKATKVGSQSALAQIVQLVESGQMAKAPVQKLADHVSKFFVPLVIVLSFSTWFAWFLAGKLNSYPKSWIPSSMDSFELAFQFGISVMVIACPCALGLATPTAVMVGTGIGASQGVLIKGGNALEITHKVNCIIFDKTGTLTLGKPVVVDIKLLNGMNLNEFLELVAAAEVNSEHPLAKAIVEHVKKLRGDGENHVWPEAKDFKSITGYGVEAFVNSKRVLVGNKNLMLDRDVAIRVDAVEILAEIERLAQTGVIVSIDRELEGILAISDPLKPGASEVVAILKSMNVSSIMVTGDNWGTASAIAKDVGIDTVAAEAKPEHKAEKVKELQAAGKIVAMVGDGINDSPALVAANVGIAIGAGTDIAIEAADIVLMRSNLEDVVTAIDLSRKTFSRIRLNYLWAFGYNVLAIPIAAGALLPAIGLRLPPWIAGAAMAASSVSVVCSSLFLKSYKRPKELNMFEVTEITVQ, encoded by the exons ATGGCAGCAAAGCGGCCATGCACGGCGAGCCGTACCGAGGATTCATTGTTGCCAATATATTCTAAAGAAGCCAGCCTTCCACCGGAGGAGAAAGGAAAAGGATTGCAGAAAATAGCCCTATTTTCGGTCACCGGAATGACGTGCTCCGCCTGCGCTGGCTCGGTGGAGAAGGCAGTCAAACGCCTCCCGGGAATCAAGGAGGCGGTGGTTGACGTTCTGAACAACCGGGCACAAGTCACCTTCTACTCTAATCTTGTCAAT GAGGAGAAGATCCGCGAGGCGATAGATGACGCAGGCTTTCAATCCACTTTGATCACAGAAAAGATAAACGAGAAGTCCATCCAAATATGTCGAATTCATGTAACGGGGTTGACATGCACATCTTGTTCCACAACTATTGAATTCATTCTGCAAGCTGTAAATGGTGTACAAATGACAAGAGTTGCTACAGCAACAGAAGAGGTTGAAGTTCATTATGATCCGAAATTTTTTTCCCACACACAGGTATTGGAAGCAGTATCAGAATTTGGATTTCATGCTGTTGTCATTAGCACAGGGGAAGATGTATGTCAAATTCAACTGCAAGTTGATGGAGCTCACTCCGAACATTCCATGAAAATTGTTAGAAACTCAGTTCAAGCACTTCCAGGAGTTCAAGAACTGAACTTTGATCCAGGCCTCAAAAAATTATCCATTTCTTACAAACCAGATTTGGCAGGACCTAGAGACTTTATCGAAGTCATCGAATCAATTGATAAGGGAAGTTTCAAGGCTATGATATATCCGGAAAGGGATGGAAGAGAAGGCCATCGAGTGGAAGAAATCAGGAAATACTACAAATCTTTTCTGTGGAGCTTGGTTTTCGCGATTCCCCTTTTTTTATTGTCAATGGTTTTTATGTATATCCCTAGCATTGGTCGAAAACTTGATACCAAATTAGTGAACATGCTTAGCATTGGTGCCATTTTGAAGTGGATTTTGTCTACTCCTGTTCAGTTCGTCATTGGCAGACGATTTTATATTGGCGCTTACAAAGCATTGCGCCATGGTTCAGCAAATATGGATGTTCTGATTGCCTTGGGAACGAACGCGGCCTATTTTTATTCCGTTTACTCAGTGTTGAGAGACTTGACTTCTCAAAACTTTGAGTCATCCGATTTTTTCGAGACTAGTGCATTACTCATCACATTTATTCTTCTTGGAAAATATCTTGAGGTTTTGGCGAAGGGGAAGACATCGGAAGCCATAGCAAAGCTCATGGATTTGGCTCCAGAAACAGCAACACTCTTAACCCTTGACAGCAAAGGAAATGTGTTGAAAGAGCAAGAAATAGAGGGCCAGTTAGTACAAAAAAATGATGTAGTGAAGATTATCCCCGGAGCGAAAATAGCCTGTGATGGTGTTGTAGTATGGGGTGAAAGTTACGTGAATGAGAGTATGATAACTGGGGAATCGAAGCCAGCGGCTAAAAGGAAGGGTGATATGGTGATTGGAGGAACTGTGAATGCAAATGGGGTGTTGCACGTTAAGGCAACCAAAGTTGGATCACAAAGTGCTCTTGCTCAAATTGTTCAATTAGTCGAATCAGGGCAGATGGCCAAAGCACCGGTTCAAAAACTTGCTGATCATGTATCCAAATTCTTCGTTCCTTTA GTTATAGTTCTTTCATTTTCAACTTGGTTTGCCTGGTTTTTAGCTGGAAAATTGAACAGCTATCCTAAATCTTGGATTCCGTCTTCCATGGATAGCTTCGAGCTTGCATTTCAGTTTGGCATTTCTGTGATGGTCATAGCTTGTCCTTGTGCACTGGGGTTGGCTACTCCAACAGCTGTAATGGTGGGCACTGGAATAGGTGCCTCTCAAGGTGTTCTAATTAAAGGCGGAAATGCATTAGAAATCACTCATAAG GTGAATTGCATCATTTTTGACAAGACAGGAACTCTCACTCTGGGGAAACCGGTGGTTGTCGAcataaagctcttgaatggtaTGAATCTGAATGAATTTCTCGAGCTGGTTGCTGCTGCTGAG GTAAACAGCGAACATCCATTAGCAAAAGCGATAGTGGAGCATGTCAAAAAGTTGAGGGGGGATGGAGAAAACCATGTTTGGCCTGAAGCCAAGGATTTTAAGTCAATCACTGGCTATGGTGTTGAGGCGTTCGTGAACAGCAAACGAGTTCTTGTGGGGAATAAGAACTTAATGTTGGATAGGGATGTTGCTATTCGAGTTGATGCA GTGGAAATACTAGCAGAAATAGAAAGATTAGCTCAAACTGGCGTTATTGTGAGTATTGACAGGGAACTGGAGGGGATACTTGCCATATCGGATCCGTTGAAACCTGGGGCAAGTGAAGTAGTTGCGATTCTCAAGTCGATGAATGTGAGTAGTATAATGGTGACCGGTGACAACTGGGGAACTGCTTCTGCAATTGCGAAAGACGTCGGGATCGATACAGTTGCTGCAGAAGCCAAACCAGAGCATAAAGCTGAGAAAGTGAAAGAACTACAG GCAGCAGGTAAAATTGTAGCAATGGTGGGAGACGGGATCAACGACTCACCGGCACTCGTAGCTGCAAACGTTGGAATAGCTATCGGTGCAGGCACCGACATTGCCATTGAGGCAGCCGACATTGTTCTCATGAGAAGCAATCTGGAGGATGTTGTGACTGCTATAGACCTTTCAAGAAAAACCTTCTCCAGAATCCGCCTCAACTACTTGTGGGCATTCGGGTACAACGTGCTCGCTATCCCCATAGCTGCCGGAGCTCTACTCCCGGCCATCGGACTGCGGTTACCTCCATGGATCGCCGGAGCAGCAATGGCTGCATCTTCAGTTAGTGTTGTTTGCAGCTCACTCTTCTTGAAAAGTTACAAGAGACCCAAGGAATTGAATATGTTTGAGGTGACTGAAATAACTGTGCAATGA